TGCGTTTTGCATAAGGCATTGTACTAGTCGTAAAGGAGGTGATAACAACAATCGTCAAGATATGTGTAAGTATTTTTTTATAGTAATTCATATATACCCTCAATCTAATCAGTATTTTATACCATAAATATGGTTTTGTCAAGAGCTTGAGGGTAATTTTTTTAGTAGCACGTCAAGATGTCCGCTTTTTGTAGCGGTGTGTGGATAAAAAAATAGCACCCCTCAATATCAGGGTGCTATTTTCTAAGTCACGCTTAAGTAATAGTAACGAAGTTACGCTTTGCCGTTACAGCCAAGTACTTTCAGCTTTCTTTGAACAACTTTCTTAATAGCGTCACGTGCTGGCCCCAAGTATTTACGTGGATCAAATTCAGATGGGTTTTCAGCAAAACACTTTCTAATTGTTCCGGTCATAGCAAGACGCAAATCGGTGTCAATGTTTACCTTGCAGACACCCATCTTTGCTGCTTTAGAGATCATATCTTCAGGAACGCCTTGAGCACCAGGAATTTCTCCGCCATATTTGTTACATGCCGCGACAAGGTCTTGCGGGACGCTTGATGCACCGTGAAGAACAATAGGGTATCCAGGGAGTTTGTCTTGTATCTTCTGTAATCTTTCGAAATCAAGCTGTGCGGCGCCTTTAAACTTATATGCACCATGGCTTGTTCCAATAGCGATTGCCAGTGAGTCACAGCCAGATTTTTCAACAAACTCTTGTGCCTGATCAGGATCCGTGAAGATAGCATCTTTTTCTGATACAGATATATCGTCTTCTACACCAGCGAGTTTTCCGAGCTCTGCTTCAACAACAACGCCTTTATCGTGTGCATATTCAACGACTTTTTTGGTAAGAGCGATATTTTCTTCAAATGAATGTTTTGACCCGTCAATCATAACAGAGGAGAATCCTCCATCTACACATGATTTGCAGATTTCATAGTCTTCACCGTGATCAAGGTGGAGAACAAGGTCAATACCGCTAGATTCTATAGCTGCTTGTACAAGGTGAATAAGGTATTCATGCCGTGCATATTTGCGTGCACCCGCTGATACCTGTAAGATAAGCGGTGCTTTTTCCTCTGCGGCGGCTTCGACAATACCCTGAACGATTTCCATATTATTGACATTGAATGCGCCAACAGC
The DNA window shown above is from Candidatus Ancaeobacter aquaticus and carries:
- the fba gene encoding class II fructose-1,6-bisphosphate aldolase — its product is MALISTQDIFKKAYDGGYAVGAFNVNNMEIVQGIVEAAAEEKAPLILQVSAGARKYARHEYLIHLVQAAIESSGIDLVLHLDHGEDYEICKSCVDGGFSSVMIDGSKHSFEENIALTKKVVEYAHDKGVVVEAELGKLAGVEDDISVSEKDAIFTDPDQAQEFVEKSGCDSLAIAIGTSHGAYKFKGAAQLDFERLQKIQDKLPGYPIVLHGASSVPQDLVAACNKYGGEIPGAQGVPEDMISKAAKMGVCKVNIDTDLRLAMTGTIRKCFAENPSEFDPRKYLGPARDAIKKVVQRKLKVLGCNGKA